The genomic stretch CCCATGGCACGCAGCGAGTACAGCCTCTGACCACGTTAACACGGGAAGACTAACCACAGATTCTCCTCCTCTGCTGCCTCAGTTTCTGTTGCATGATATTCTGCTCTGCTGTAACTGACTGCATCTGCACACGTGGCTCCAATAAGCATCAGGAAGAAGAAACATTTATGGAGTCATCCACAGGAAACAATGCCTTAAGCTTCCAGATAACCATGAAGTAAGTGCGAGCACTTATGTTCTAATCGCCCCATTTTTAACCATTCTCATCATCTAGTGGTACCTGTTTAGGAATGAAATTTACTTAATCCAGATTGACTCATGAGACAAGGTTTCTAGTTCCAGCTGTTAGTAACCGGTTGTATACTTGGCTACGTTACTTCCTCCTTTCTAAGCCTGCAAAGTGGAGAATGAGATTTAAGTTGATCTCTAAGGTCCCTTTGAATTATAAGCCACCTCTAAACTTCCATCTGAGCCGTCCATTCATCTGTGGTGCTGGGAGGGTGACCTTAACTACTGAACATCTAAATGAAAAAGGGAGGCCATGGAGAATGGGTTCCTTTCCAGCTTAATGCCAGTGATTTCTTTAAAGCAGGGTTACAGAAAGAAGCAGTGCCAGAAGCAACAGAAAAATCAGCGTATTAATGAGGTTTGTGATTGAAATATCAGGGATGTTCCTATTGGAGTTTTTGATACTGTTTCATGGTTGATGAGACCCGTCTATGGTTTTTGGGTAGACCCCCCCGAAAGCAGGTAGGAGGCAAGGACACAAAAGggatagaaaacaagaaaaagcatcATTGCATCAGACAATGGAGACCTGCCTAGGATGAGGAAAAGCCTGATCACAGGAAATAAGCAGAGTTAAAAACAGCATGGAATGCTTAAAGGCCAATTACTTTTTACTTTGAGTAAGAGCACATATTCTAGGATTCTCCTGACAGAAGGGCCGTATGATTCAAGGTTTCCTAGAGTGGATTCTGTCATGGCTCCTGGTGACTTCTTGGGGCTAAAAAAGGGGCCACTGACAAGCAAGATAAAGTTTTAAAGATGGTTACTTGAAGAAGGCAATACACTCATCTAGGGCAACATTTCTcccgcttaaaaaaaaaaaagtatgtgttcCTTTCAtggtaagaaattttaaataaccaaCAAATATTGGTAAGTTTAGAATATGCTTTTTCTAATTAACACCTCACCCTGGAAAGGAGCTGTAGGAATTACCTGAAAAGGAACAAGGGACAAAATGCTGGCTTTGGGACAGAGATGAAGAATATAAGCAGTCTTTGCAGAATGACAGACCTGAAGAAGTTACAGAGGCTGGCAGTGCCTTTAGGAATTAATTCATGCTGGAACTGGGGGAAGAAAATCAGTGGGACACCTTCATTGCTGTCTTTGTGTCCATACTGGATCACTAAGCACAGCCCGAGAACAAACCGCTGGGATAGTCTCTACCTTCTCTTGGAGTGGATGAATTTCCAGGGACAAGTGCCATAAGGAAAAGGCTGCACgacagaaaatacatatttattataaaataatgtttgtttcATGATGAGAGTAGAAAAATAACACTATGAGCTACTAAAAAAGTTCGGGAGCTCAGTCTCTGAAGAATGGGATAAGAGGCTTTTGCATCACCCGGAGCACACCATCCTGGAGCTCTCCGTGCTCATGTGTGACAGGTGTGGCACAGCACGTACAGGAGTATGTGGCTCAGGTCCTGCCGGAAGCCCAAGGAGCCTACATGGTCCACATAAGATGATCTGGCCACGATGATCAAAGAGGAAAACTTGAGGACAGCAGGGAATTCGTTCTGAGAAGGGCCAGGAAGGGACAGCCTTGCCCCTCCCTATACTGACGTACAGAAGAATCAGGCTGATGGTCCTGTTTAGAAGATGGTGCCCAGGGGCCTTTGCTCAGTTTGTTGCCCAAATGTCTGTGCTGAGGAAAAGCTGCAACCTTTCCCAGGACAACTCGACCCACCATTTCTCACTGGTGTGGACAAAGTACCAGAAGTATGAGTGGTCTCAGCCATGAGGGCTGCTGGCTGAAATTTTTGTACTTCAAATCCTGTCCATACtgatggcagaagaaagaaagaaagaaaatgttaaaagaccAGTAAACAAGAGCAGCTGGCCTGAACTGTTCTATATTCCAAGCCCCCTGGCCCCAAAGAACAAGGAGAATATCTTCCCTAAGTGGGTAACTGTCTACCCTAAATGGGAAAGGCAGTCCCACAGACACCCTTTTCCCCCTTGAAAGTCCTCCAGACCCCTCAGTCTTTGGAAGAACAATGACTCCCTCCCTGGGATGGGACAGGAACCCAACCCTCAGGTGACGGTAGCAGCAGTAGTACCTGGAGAAAGCGGCCAGGGCGAGCACGTCAAGCAGCAGCTCTGAGCCACAGAAGAAGAGCAAGATGCCGTTCATGATGGCTTCCAGGCGGAGCACGTAGGTCTGCAGCAGCAGGTAATAGGAGGCCATCATGGCAGATGGGAAGGTCAAGGCCACACTAATAGCAAGTGGCATCTTTCGTTGGCAGAGATTTCCCTTTGTACCTGTCAGACACAGCCCATGGAGTCACCTCCAAGTGGCCTGCTTTCCTCGGCTCAGAGGACAGGTGGGTGAGATGTCATGGACTGGCAAGGCAGAGCAAATGATTCTGAATGGGGATGTGCAGATTTACAAATGGGGTGCCACTGTGCTAAAAGTTAGAGGCTTTGGAGGAGTTTAGGACTGGAGTCATTCACTCCAAAGATTCTGCTTCCAATCTGGCTCCCATTCAAGGGACGATGGGATCTTTATTGGGGCTGGGGGAGttttctcaattataaaaatatcatcaCTGAAAACTTTTCAaccaatatatagaaaataattttagaaaatataaaccgAAAAACCCATGTTCAACCCCTGGAGGTAACTATTACAAGGTGTatattgtttcagattttttaatgtgtatactCACATATTACTATTTGTTAttacaaaaatggaatcataactCTAATACTGTTTTGCAACTTACTTTTTCCCATTTAACGTAAGTTGGACATCTTTCCACACATACCTACcctattcttttttaatggctatgAACGATTTTACTGAACcaataccataatttatttaattaatcctGTATTGATAGATGTCTACGTTGTGTCTAATGTTTCAGTGTTACAAAATACGTGCAAATAAACATTCTCACATAGATACCTTTGCATATCTGCggatattttttcagttttagaagtgaaattgttAGGTCTAAGAATACAAATTTTACATGGTAAAAACTATTAGCAAAAAAGATGTAccgtggtacctcggttttcaaacgtaatccattccggaagactgttcgagttctgaaacgtttgaaaacagctgacagctaggcctcaggatcttgcactcagcggaagccacgcgacatgttcgacttccaaggcgtgtttgaaaaccgaagcatttacttccgggtttacagtgctcgtaaaccgaaatgttcgtcaacagagacgttcgaaaaccaaggtactacggTACTAATTTATATTCCCAAAGAATCTGGGAATATAAATACCCACAGGAGTGTGGACTATAGAGACCTGTTCCTCATGTCCATTCTCATACTgagtattgaaaatatttttaatctgatGGGTGAAAGTGTTCTCTTGTTGTTTCAACTtactttttattagtgagtttgTGCATTTTGTCATGTTTATTGTCCTCTATAATTATTCTTACGTGAACTGCCTATTAGTGTcctttacaaatttttaaaattaggttgtcTTTCCTTAATGATTTATGTGAGCCTGCTTTATTTTATCCTTTGTCATATGTGTTgcaagtattatttttgtttgtttgtttttagtttcaggtgtacaaaacaatgttatagttagacatttatacccctcacaaaatgataacccccttccctaatctactacccctctgatatcctatatagctgttacaattccattgactttattccctatgctgtactccacaaaaatatggaacgcttcatgaatttgcatgtcgtccttgcgcaggggccatgttAATCTTCtgtgtatcattccaattttagtacaTGTGCTGTTGAAGCGAGCACTTCTGTTTATGTTTTAACACTGTTCTCAGAGATGAGATAGTCTAACTCATGAGAGATTTGCTCTGTATTTCTGGAGATATACGAGTAAAACTTGTCCTAAAGAAATCCTTGTCTGGAGGAGAGCTTAGTGCTGATTTGTGCAGGCATATACTGCCCTGGACATGGAGTTACAGCTGAACCTATTCTGCCAAGCAAACCACTGAGAGGAAGCAGGCACTCTTGTAGTCGTTAGGTAACTGGAAAAAAACTATCTAATATCTCATGCTACTGCCCACCTCTAGCCCTACAGAGCAACACACAGGTAAATCTTGACCCAAAATATACAGCAGTTGGAAACTTCAGAAAGGGAGTAACAGGATATGTCACCAGATCCAATCTCTTATTGTCAGCCTAGCTTATATACTTTCTCTTGTTAATCAAGTTACAGATACCAGCTCATCtcataagaaatagaaatagtctCTGGACAACACTCACCAAAAAATAGTCGAATTGCTTCAATTCCAAGATACAGGAGGAGCATCACCACATCCAGAACTAGATTGGCTGTTGGATATGGTAGCAGGAGACCTgtcaaaacaaaagcaacagtTTGCAAACACCTATAATAGCACCCACAAGAACTCCCACACACTTGGGAATAAAGAAGACAAGACTCTTATCAGCTTTCCATGAGCTGGTTAGTAAGACGTGAGCAGGATCTGTACCTTAACTCAGAGTGCGACTACCACGTCTGTTAGAGGCAGGCTCATTATTATGGGCTTTTACTCCTAACTACAAAAGTCAGTGGGGACTCCATTCTCCAAAATGGTCAGAAGTACATGGGTACATGGGCTGAATGGTTCTGAGGGTCACCAATGGGCTTAAAGTAGAGTTCACGAAGAATTGACGGGAGAAGCCCACATTTCCCAAACTCAAGAAAGTCTTGCTGAGAGGCTTCCTACTGAATCCTTCTCAAGGAAGCCATCTGATGAAGAGACTTCTACCTTGCAGTGAAGAGGAGCTgcagaaaattatgaaaaataggAAGACTCCTGGTGGGAGCTGCCTCTGGGCTGAAGTGAggaagggatggggtgggggtgggggcacaagGGTAGTCAAGCTTACctttataaagaaatatgaagagCTCCAGCAGGAAATAGGTAGCATAATACCACCCGTTCAGAAAGAAGAGGATTTCCAGGGGGGTGGAGGACAACCGTTTACCTGAAAGGATGAGCACAGAAAACACGAATGGGCAGGAGGGCAGTTCAATCTGTTCTTTGAATGGTTCTGTATCTGACTTGGGGAATACACGAGGTCGCAGCCAGTGGGAAGGGCCACTTGGAGCATTTCTGGTTGCTGATAATGAGGgtgagggggtgtgtgtgtgtgtgtgtgtgtgtgtgtgtgtgtgtgtaggatgtGGCGAGGGCTTCCTTCAATCCTCTTTCCCCGGAATCACCATCAAACTTGACTCAGCTTAGGAGGTGAAAGTCAAGGCCCCTCTAAGATGTAACCCCGTTACTATTTGGGAAGAGAAATTGGGGCACAGAGACTAACACTGGCTTCTTCGAGGTTACACAGCAAATTCATCTTTGAACCGGTCTAGAATAGGCCCAGCCAAGGATTTGAGGGTATTTGAGATCCTCACCTCCAGACCTTCAGGCACTCAGGGTAAGTGGGATTGCAAAACCCCGCTTTGGACAGTCAGAAGTCATGTCCCTAACACCCGAGAATGGAGGGTTTAGATCGAGCtctgggagagaggggagaaaggggaCTGAAGGGATCAGGACCAGCGACTCACACACCTCCAGAATCTCACCTCGCGGCGCCATCTTCAGTCCCCATGGAAACTGCATACGCGGCTGCAGCCACTCCCGGAGCAACGAGGTGCTGCCGGAAGCGGGGGACAGAGCGGCTTCGGCTTCCGGCCCCTCTGCCCGCCCTCGGCACTCAATGGTTAATGGGGCCGGGGCGGTCTCGGTACCGTTCACGCGTGCGCAAGAAGGGAAGCGGGCCGCAAACGCGCTTCGCTGGGATTTTGGCTCACGTAGGATTGGGGAGAACGGTTGTCGTCGCCCAGAGAGCTGTCGCCCGCAAGACCCCGGGGCAAGGGAGACTCTcgggctcccccacccccaggttaCAATGCATTGGCAGAAGTGAACGGTTGTGGCAATGTGACCACAAGATTGGCAAATAGGCCCTAGCCCCACGATTCTCTTCTGACAAGGGTCTGAAAATGAGAAACGGTGCGCGCGACAGTGTTCTGCAAGTGCGGGGTGGGCTTTAGGGGTCATTTCTCTAGCAGGCCGTGTTTTAGGGGGTTTGGGGATTTCTGTGCTTTGGTGTTAGGTAGTTAGAAGGCACCAAATCAGAAGGTGTGAAGATGAAATGTGATCAACACGTGACCCATGACATGCTGGGGGAGTTCAGAGAACAAAGTACTCCTGGAGGGAATTGACACAACTTTCCAAGAGATGGTCTGCAAACTGAATTTTGAAGCCTGAATACAACTTGGAGCAATAAACGTTGTGTTACTGCCCGCAGGGGAGTAGAAGGAAAAAGGGTTTTGCGTGGACTTAGCTGTCTTGACTGTTAGCCCATTGTCAGTCAGAGTAggacaggaaacagatggcacactcaaaCCAGATAATTTGAGTAGGTGAGTAACCTTGAAGGATAGTGCTGTGTACTCCTAGCTagttggggtggaggtggagcaGTACTTGTTACTTCTAGGCATAAACGGGAAGGAGCAGAAGCAATTCCTTGAACCTGGAGAAAGTAATTTATATGTGTCTTCTCAGTTGGGGGAAAGGTGATGATGTCACTTTTAAGAAGGATAGATATATCTTGTTGATAGGAATTTAACTACTAGGGAAGTTCAAATATGTGTAGAACGGTGCATATGAAAGCTGAGTAGCCAAAAAGATGGACTCTTACCTATTTTTTGCCTCTTAGCTCCACTCACCCTTCAGTCCCTGTTCTGCGATAATGGACTGGGCTAGAAGCACGTCTCCCTTGCCTTGAGCATGATGGCGAGCTTTGTCAGTAGAGGGCACTGGAGGGACATGGAAGGAAAGGACTTGTCTTCCAGGCTCCAGTGAGTTCTGGTTTGCTTTTCCTTGCTCCAGCACCGTATCTATCAGCAGTGCACGGGGACATTGGGGACCTCAGGTGTTGCTGTGCTCCAGCTGCACGCCAAGAGCAGACATCCCCTCGGCAACCTTACAGACCTGGACCACTTTGCTGTGGCTCTCCTGTCATGCATACTGATACTCTAGGCCTTGCACCCGTGGCAACTCCCTAACTCTTTGCACCTGCCCCCTCAGCTTTGTTTACCTATGCCCTGGACATTTTTCCCTAAAGCCCTCCAGGCATGGGCACCGTGTACCCACAGCAGTGCCCCAGCTCCCCCCAGTGTCTGCTCATCAACCTTGGCTCTTCTCCCCAGAGGGTTGATTCCCATAGCCCTCCGTACCCTGTGTGGACATCACACGCTCCAGGTGTCATGCACACAGGGCACTCCAGCTCTCTTGGTACCCCTGCCCACACGCCTTGGCTCACCTGTGCCCTGGAGAGTCTTGATGTGGGGAGTGTGTGCTCTGGGCCTGGTGCCTGTAGGTGGTGTCTCTACACTCCTGCGCACCTGCCCAGCAGCCTGTGTTTGCCTGCCTCCCAGAAGGCTGTTTCTTGCCTGGCAACTGCCTGGCAGACCAGCGAACTTGTCCACCACCCCGTCGGCTACAGTGAGGTCTGAACCCCAGCCTTGGGGTAGTGGACCCTGCCAAGTTTGTCCTTCTCAGGTACTCTCCCTCAGCCCTCGTGTACCTTTTTAGAGTACATCTTGTAGTTCCTCTCATAATAatttaatgattctttgtattaAATGTGCCATGTTTAAATTACTGTGTAGTTTGTCTCCTGGTGGGATCTAGACTGAACCATCTAGCTATTTTATTGTTACCGATTTCTCAATTCTGTTGTCAAAGAACATACTCtttatccttttacatttatttaagtttatttttaagtttggtgagaattgttttatggcccagcatATGATATATATGGTCAGTTTTCtgtgtacttgaaaaaaatttggatTCTACATTCATATGTATTATAAAGACATTACtaataggagaaaaagaaaaaattaaaaatagtctttATATTTACCCAGATATGATTTCTGATGTGCTCCATTCCTTTCTGAGGATCTGAATTTCGATCTCTTATCATTTCCTTTCAAGTCAAAGaatccctttagcatttcttatagtGTAGGATTGTTGGCAActgagttttagttttcttttatctgaaatgtctttatttcaacttcattcttgaagtatatttttggtgaatatagaattctgagttgacctttttcttttagcattttacaGGTGTTGTTTTACTCTCTTACGGCCTCTGCTTTCTAGtgagaagtcagctgttaattgttgtccctctgtgtgtgtggtgtgttgtttttctcttgctgctttcaagatttgcTCTTCATCTTTAGCTTTCAATAATTTGACAATGATGTGCCTATGTGTGGCCTTTCTTTGTTTATCAAGGTGGGTTTGTGGAGTGTCTTAAATCTGTGAATTTCTGTCTTTCATCAAACTTGTGGctattgtttcttcaaatacttttttctgccctatttgttctctttgctttctaagactccaattacatgtatgttagacTGATATTATTTAACTAGTCATGAGactttttcaaaatcttttttcccctctgttctccagcttggataatttctattggtCTTGACTTGTTCTATTATCTCCTCTTTTGGTGTTAAATCCATCCATTTAAAATTGTTCagctattgtaatttttatttccgGGGTTTCTGTTTTTCCAAAGTCATTTGTTTTTACACTGAGGTTGCCTATCTTTTTATTCACTGAGAACATATTTTCACGGCTGTCTTAACATCCTGTCTGTTAACACCAATATCGGGATCACCTCAGTGTTAGTGCCAGTTTTGAAGATAAATTGTGGAGACTCTGGTTCCTATTATTTGTCTCCCAAGAGTGAAGGTTcctttattaggttggtgcaaaagtaattgcaattatttttaaccttttaacccacaaatacttttgcaccaacttaacaTTTTATCAGGCAGTTAGCTTGGTTGGATACACAACGCAAACCACTTATTGGATGGCAGCTCCAGTCTGAGTTTATATCTTGTCTTTAGCTGAGTTACCTTGAGGCTGAATTGCACGTGTGTTCCAGAACTTGGGCAGAGATGCAGGCACACAGACTTTGGGGATCCCACCCTCTCTGGCTCTTTCCTTTCTGAGATTCTCAGCCTTCTCTCCAGTGGCATGAGTTGTCCTGGCTCAGTAATCTGGTGCTGTGATTTTCCATCAGCATATCCTACATACCACTTTGCCTGCCTGCTACcaaattagaaacaacaaaaaatggggAACTTTGCAGGATCCTCCTCTTGTTGAGTGTGGACTTCCATCAAACTTTTGCTTCGCTTCATGCTCCAGTGTCTTCAAGTAGCTGGGGTATTTTTGTATTACGTCCAGATTTTACAGTGGTTATTTGTGGAGGGCTCATTCCCATAGGATGTAATGCAGCCATTATTAGAAGTCCCTAggtaaattttaagtattttatctaATTCCTGCATATTCCCTTCTATTTCTTGAGCACATCAATCACACTTTAAACTCCTTGTCTGCTTTCTCCAATATTTGGATCAcctgtttctattttctacttttactCTAATTTTAAATAACGTGGACCTATCTCTTGACTTGCTAGTGATTTTTATTAGATTCGGAAATTGTATATAAGAAGTTGTAGtctttctagatttatttttttttccactcttgCTTCTGCTAGGCAGACGGAATGGAGTCTGATCATCTTTATCCACTCAGGGACTAGATGGTTTGAAGCTGCACTGAGATTTTGATAAGCCTCGGTTAAACTGTTTCATCTTGTTTCTAAAAAGGGGCCCTCCTGAGCTTCCAACTGAAAGTTCTGTGTGTTCATGAGTCTCCACACCCCTGGCAGGTCCTGAATTCTAATCATCAGCACCATTCCTACAATTCCATTTTGCTTTTCAGAGATTTGAGGCTTAGCTTTTTATAGCCTCTGTCCCTACACAGCTTCAGAATTTGG from Rhinolophus ferrumequinum isolate MPI-CBG mRhiFer1 chromosome 11, mRhiFer1_v1.p, whole genome shotgun sequence encodes the following:
- the TMEM216 gene encoding transmembrane protein 216 isoform X1, translated to MLLLYLGIEAIRLFFGTKGNLCQRKMPLAISVALTFPSAMMASYYLLLQTYVLRLEAIMNGILLFFCGSELLLDVLALAAFSSMDRI
- the TMEM216 gene encoding transmembrane protein 216 isoform X2 is translated as MQFPWGLKMAPRGKRLSSTPLEILFFLNGWYYATYFLLELFIFLYKGLLLPYPTANLVLDVVMLLLYLGIEAIRLFFGTKGNLCQRKMPLAISVALTFPSAMMASYYLLLQTYVLRLEAIMNGILLFFCGSELLLDVLALAAFSSMDRI